In the genome of Acanthopagrus latus isolate v.2019 chromosome 17, fAcaLat1.1, whole genome shotgun sequence, the window AACGTCCATGCTTAAAATCtaagtaaaatttaaaaagacaaaaatataatatatatataacaaatataacaaaatgaataaaatcattaaTTATCTATTTAAGCATAAGCAtaattgtgtttatgtttgcaaTGATACCCATAAATATAGTAAAAATACTTAGCTTATTCAAAATGTTATGCAAGAAATACTTTTGTCCACACTGTTGGATTTTCCTAATGTCCTTCCTGGGTAACACACATTCAAATGCCTATTACCCATGATGCATATGCATAGTCATATAACAGGATATTGCACCATAAAGAAGATTCTAGAGGACCCCAAGACATCTGGAAAGGTCAGTAATTCTCCCctaaacattttgatattttgccTTTTCGATCACTGGTGCATTGTGCCCTAAAATCATGTGTCTTTCTAGATAACGCTAATAAAACATatatgatgtttttatatttcaaaactGTCTATTTCATGTCGAATATGGCATTAATGTGTTGAGGGCTAAGCATGTTTTAGCCAAGTAGACAATGTTTGACCAAGTCTTTGcagaaaaattgtgtttttgtccttccTTGATAACAGGATGTCCGTCCTGGATAACGAAGATATTCTGTTACACAGGACATGTCCTCTGTTATCCGGATTGGACATTTTAAGGAAAATACCTTATTTATTagtatttgtcactttttaagCATTGagttaatgtatttttgttgttatttcattttaatagttttagtATGGTGGGTGCTGAAGTCCAAGTGAGCTGCAGGAGGCAGGTAATGTGGAAAAACTCATTTGTGTGGCCAGCAACTGCAGACGTGCACTTCTACAAATCAGAGCCAAAGCCGGCAACACACCGCTCATCAAAGTTATGCATCCAGGACTGGGAAATATTCCAAAGCATGTGGTAGCagcacaaaaaagaaataataataataataataataataataataataataataataataagtataatcagtttttagttttttaaagttttgataaaaattaaatgtcaatgAACTTATCAAATGCCTGTATAGTTTTACCCTGTGATTCTGTGCTATGTGTGTTACATACAGGACTTGAAAAATTGTTGGTGTTGCAtgaaattaaagataaaaaaaaaaaaaacatttttcaaatcataAACAGTTGTTagtgtctctttctttttatgtatcactgttgttttttgttttttccagagaGCCTTAGAGAAATATTTGCAGTGTGTCATTCCTGGCAAACAGCATGTCAGTCTGAGTAAAAATGACAGTCAAGAAATTTAACCCAGTTTTTCATGTTATATTACACAATCATGTTTTCCTGAGTTGAGGATACAATAACAACCTTTTCACCTTTACTGTAAACCATTTTGAGaaattttagatatttttttctctttttgacaTAGAATATTGTGTGATGAAGAAAAACTAAGAAGCCCATTACAGCAAAAATACCGGAATATAAGACATTAATTGTGATAAAAATCATTATGTTGCTGGGGGTTTATATAATAGTTCGAAATAATAGCagtaaaaaatatgtattttttatttattattatttcatttttttctccccccgtTTTCGGCATTCCCCGTGGATGATGGGGCCCCTAGCATTTGCCTATACTGCCTATGCCCAGTGCTGGCTCTGGGTAAAGTTCATACACTTTGAGTACAATTTCACTGTAGAAAGCATTGTTGAGTGAAATACAGCTTAGTCTACTATAACTAGCAAAAACAAGCTTCTAGTGCTCTGAAAAACTCAATATGGCAAGAAAATACTTCTGACTGAAACGAATGATAGAACAACTGAAACCATGTTCCTAAAGTTCAGACATTTTTGAGTacaatttcactgtaaaaagCAATGTTGAGTGAAATACAGCTTAATCTACTATAACTGGCAAAAACAAGCTTCTAGCGCTCTGAAAAGCTCAATATGGCAAGAAAATATTTCTGACCGAAATGAATGATAGAGCCACTGAAACCATGTTTCTAGAGTAaagttcatacattttgattacAATTTCACTGTAGAAAGCATTTTTCAGTAAAACACAGCTTAGTCTGCTATAACTGGCAAAAACAAGCTTCTAGTGCCCTGAAAAGCTCAACATGGCAAGAAAATacttctgactgaaacaaatgataGATCAACTGAAACCATGTTATAGTAGACTAAGCTGAATTTCACTGAAAAATGCTTTCTAGAGTAAATTGTGCTCAAACTGTCTGGACTTTACTTAATTATAATATTGAAACATGGTTTCAGTTGTTCCATCATTCATGTCGGGCATAAGTGTCAATAGTGTTGCTTCAACTCCTGTCAGTACACGTTAAAGTGGTCGGGCGGTGCTTGTATCTTTGATTTGACGCACAACGCCTCCCGCCCGCCCGGGCTGTCAAGAATATCACAAACGCACTTACCCAATCCACCCAGGAAGTGTCAGCAGTGGGACGAATGCAAATAAGAAACAACGGTAATTACCGAGAATAGCAAAATTCAAGAAAGACAAGAGCCCGCTCCTGACGAGCAGCAATTCTCTACTTTTAGACTGAGCAGTTCTGTGGTTTAAACTATGACTTATTTTACGACCGAGAGACAAACACGGATCACGTCGGCGTTGTTTTGTGCCGTTGTGTTGTGCGTTAGCTTTGTTAGCGAGGGGGGATGCCAAACAACTCCATCACCAACGACTGGTAAGTTGAAATATATTTTGCAAAGCATTAGCGTAACTTAAGTGTTACATCAAGTGAAAGTGTTAGCGTTTTGCCTAGTTAAGGTAATTTGATGTCAGTTCATACACAATGCGAGGTAGCTTTAAGTACTTTtgtgaaattgattttttaaaactacGTCACAGTAGAATTGACTGCAAACGCAGTTGGTCTAGACATTGTAGCACTGCTGTCCTGGCTATTTGGCACTTTTAAGTCACGTTAGTCACGTTTCTGTCTCGTTTCTGTATCTCTCTTTTCAGCCTGTTCCACGTACAAAACCTGTGACACTTGTGTTCCACATGCCAAGGTAAGAATTCCAGAAgtaaatggaaagaaaagatCAGACCGCTGACTGCAAAATTAAAACTTCCGTctcatatctttttttcttctttttctgtccccTTGTTTGTCTGCACAATCCGCGGCTCACTTTACCTCCCACAATAGGACCGAAGCCTTACTTTAAACTTCAGAAATCTTGAATTCAGTAAAGCAGACAGCCCAAGGGCAATAACTTGAACAATACTCCACTTGTAATACTGGTGGTAAGCCAGTATGCCACCAGAACCTTGATCATAAAGCACTAGAGGTGGGCCCTCAAAGCTATGTGACCTTGTTCTGttgttaatttactttttatgCATCTAGTGTACTATAAGAATATTCCAGTCctagcatgttttgtttttccaagtgTGCATTTTCAGATAGATGAAGAAACACAAATCTGACATATTTGTTGCTGCAATGGTTTTTAAATGCACATATGAATGAAATATGACAATTCTTTATGACATAACCTGATGATCTGGCACTTGAAATACTGGTTCTaaagattgttttcattatcgattCATCCTCCCCTGTCTTTTCACCAAGTgtaacatgttgatgttttttgatttgtcttCACAGTGTCTGTGGTGCctcaccaacaacaactgcacAGACTACCCAGTGAGCTGGTTGCTGCCTCCAGCATCAGTGTGCAAGTTGTCTCAGGCCCGATGGGGAGTGTGTTGGAGTGAGTAGATCAGTCTTCTAGAAGGCTTGGTAACTTGTTTCAGTGATCATGGTAGTGAGTGTCAGAGAAAGGCAGCCAGTGCATGTGGGGGAAGTGAAATATGgaatttatatattataattgtTCAGTAATGTGAAGATACTATTAACATGGATAGCAAAGACTTAACACAAATATTGTACATACactatataatatattatatacacaAACAATTAGGActatctacatttaaaaaagaaacaaaaaccaTGTCTCCAGTCAGAGTGAAAAGCATGGTAGGTATAGTTGTGTTGTTAATCTCATTGTAGCATCAGTAGTATAGAGAGATGTTGGCAAGATTTTATTGTTGTGAATGTGCTCCAAGCAAATTGTGGAGtcattaaagtgaaattcttgcaaaaaagcaaccaaggctttatttgtgaatgcatatgagtcaaaccttcatgtaaatgcataattacgatgaaagaggcactgttaagatttaccatagtttcgtttttgggcaagctaattttcaatggggtgCAGGGGCACTGTTATGCTAGCATTAAaactgctatttttaaaacactaagaaagttcgacacaacataaaactttgctcgtagtatcaccagggtctctacacatgaacaggagcattgagaacattgtttacacgcagagtttactaaaaagaaggtttttgaatgtcTCACATTTGCTGCTGCATCTCGTGcactgtcatggcagacaaaaagtgttgatcccTGAGTGTGACCTAACGGTtaggagagtaatggtggacctcctacctgttaggtcgcacttgGCGagcaagagtttcactttaaggccACAATGGGAGGCATAATTGTAAGTTGACTACGGCCTTGTCCACACCAGCCCGGTTAATTTTGCAACCAAGgttttgttaaattaaaaaaacgcATCCACATGAGgggtgtaataaaaaataactctGTACACACGCAAATGTAAATCTGCcaccaagtgatgcaatataTGTGTAATACATATGCCACAGCAATACGTGGCAATGTAATGTACAACGGAAAGGCTGTTTCAACCAATCAAAATAGTTTAATCTCTACGCACCcacccgcccgccggcgggcgattgcagataactgactgttttttacagtgcgcagtgacgtatctcgcttcaactttcatcattacggacatactatacgtcgttggaaagggtagaatctcagcaattcattcatccagttgattttgcagaaatcatgagcactaaaccataaatcatttatatttaccagcatggtaaacgtgagatacaagaaacgcacggcgactccctacctttgacgcggccataaagccgtaatatgtgtccgatcctcaattatttatattccagttgtccgtaagaatccactgatcaaaagcatcaaaatggtttttcataaaattattccaggttgtgaatatcgtcctgtaaagtccatttgtttaccgtctaccgactttgtttgtcaaataaaatccagacttcgccggccgtatgtttattttctctagttcctgtattgtgttgttgggtgtgcttgttttcatcactttgctggctacaaaacaaaagtgtccccatctttttccgttcagttttcaccccagcacagcccatgaagtacatggagcgctccttgtttaaagggccaatcggctttgtCTACTGTTatttgccgccttagtacagggatagcgttttggctatcaacatgtcaatcactcaggcttctagccaattattttacctttccaacgatggtaggcgtgcccaggtccgtttTGTACGAGCTGAggaatatcgctgcgtctggcagctagcgggctaactttgcgcagcagacgcactcgcagcggacatttaaattttaatggacggcagttttcacagtttacaatggcgaaatccacaaaaaacactaaatatgtccgagaagaagacctggaatggatcatggcatcatctgatgaaactgtagacagtgagtaggactctgagagagaggagatgtttgctaagggcctcgacgacattttagatcggtgagtaccgttatcattgatgatgtttgatttatttatttagccatgagtgaaatttgaatgaaagttagtgggaaggggttcttatgcttacagtgaacagtccagtatacattagcatttcataaatgacgctaaatgtttagggccccaggggctaattagcctagctagctagcctcaactactcaaccaaagctaggtaatccttgtaattctgttctatgatgtaattctctttgagcctctaattcctttttatttagatttttttttttttatcaagcttgtaaacaaattgaattagatctttttcactgaccggacactgggaatattcccccaattcaattattctgtttatgtacggttactttcctgatgtttttgtgtaatatgtaatatcatatatctgtgtttatttatttcctatgtaaatagcaccctattgaattgcatttatatattttttcatttttcattatatttggtaacatttgtgcattgcattgtgttttgtaggtcacagtctgaagacagtgacgtggattgggagcctgaaagtgagacagtcagacgcccaaccccctctcctgctgaagacggtcatcagaagtgccaacgatcctcctctgcatccaccagtgctacctcccccgctgcgcacatacagtattagtatattgaaagataataaaagccttgtttgaaattcacttcagtatgtcatttttgtataatggttactattctgtagtgtcttgtcgcatgacaatatttcaatatggccacctagaagtgtgtggaaacccctccgaccacccatcaaatgaatgtgtgaaaacattatgttttgaatcatggaggaaggctttatagtcaccaaaatgcttcagtaatgtttccagtgtcacagaagtgagaaaaagcatttggcacaatttggccatttggagacgttttggagaggtttgtggacgccagtgacaccacaaactaaaaactccataactcccataaggttaggcctagaagtctaaaatttcatccaggtgtagttgacaagatgtagaaggtatgtggtatattgccatatgccttacctaaagcacatctgagttattgttattcaaaaatgacctatttttttcgaagaaaaaaaaatgttttagagccatgtttgaactgatgtcatttaggttgtatgtatggtacatgctgggtaagcacattgtcagaaactagaggttctcagctttcaagtgaagtatcatacatccatctgggacttgtagttgttgtgttataagcttttccatttgggtatgctaattaggcgaaaattaccaacaaaggtgggtgcGAAGGGGTTAAAACCGGAATGGGAAAGTGCAgcaaataccaaaacataaACCAAAATGGCGACTCGCAAGGGGGAATCATTTGTCTGGACCGAGCTGGTTAACTAGTGTTAGTTCTAGATTGTCAACAACCTCTAACCACCCTCTAACTGTCgttactctgtgtttacattacTGCGCGTGCAATATTTACAAAGGCACGCGCTCAGCTCTGACGTAAGCAACGGAAATATCCGCGGTTGTCATATCCACACGCAACCGCTGAAACCCGAGTCAGCTGAAAAACTCACCCTGGACCCCAGTTTCAACAGTGTTCCAAAAGCACGGTTGCTTGTGGACAGAATGTATCACCGGGACTTAACGGTTGCAAAATTAACCGGGCTGGTGTGGACGGCTCCTAACTCACCACTAACTCTACTCTACTAGCCCCTACTTAGTTCCGATACAGAAGAACATGAAATGTACATGTAtgaaagttaaaacatttcattttataaaaaaaaagctattaaaaatgttcagttttctttGAAATATCAACCGTTAGTTTGTTCAGCTTTACAGAATCAGGAAATGTATGTATCTTTGGTCTAGTTTGAGTGCAGGCTTGGCATAGTGATGTCATTACTTTAATGTGTTACCACCCAGAACATTTGATTAAGTTAAACttaatgacatatttttttttttactggaaagGGAAGTGTGATGTGTTAAATCACTACATGATGACTTAAGTTGCTGAGAATTCAGCAGGTGGAGCTATTGCCATATGTAATGTATCGCTGAAAAGAACCACACAGAGCATAGAGCTGAACTGTGTTTTTACTTTcgcttttgtgtgcaatgtaCGTTATCCCGCTAGGACATAGTCATGACGTCACACAACTACAACAGGCGCAGTTATCAACACTGGTGCTTATGAACACAGTATGTTATATCTCCCCTCCTTAGGAAAAAATAGACATATTAAACAAACTTGACTGCATTTCACTGAACTTCaaatgaaatttttttttttacacaactaGGAGGAGCTTTAGTCAGTGATAGAGTCAGTCTATCCGGGGCCTTCACAACTCTACCTAGTGTAGTGGTGCGCTGTGGTTGAGCTTGAGTGGGGCTCACAGGTGCTTTGGGGGGTGAGTGGGGCAGTTCAGGGGGGCAGGAAGGATGTGACTCCTTCTCCGGCAGATTGGGGGCTCAGTCCATTGTTCATCACACATGTAGTGGCGGGGACtgttagctgctgctgtgcttctGCGCAGATGTTGGCTGTCGCGGCGGTACTGTTTGTCTCCACACTCTACCATGTAGGACCAAGGAGCACTGTATGGCTTAACCTCAACTCCAGGGGACCATTTGCTATTGCCAGGATACGGCTGCATCCTGATGATCATCACCAGGTTCAAGAGCAACAAGAGGGTTTCCTGCTCTCTTGGAGTCATAATAGAACTTTTCAGTGTCTTTCGTCTTGTCTAGCAGGTGCATCACTTTTAGGGGATTATAAGCTGTTGGTGTGAGCAGGGCTCGAGCAGCTGGCATCTTATTGCGAGGTCACCTGCCCATTAACAACTGTGCGGGTGACAGGCCTACTGACTCAAGTGGAGTAGCTCTGTAGTCCATCAGTGCAAGGTGTTTATCTGCTGCTTTGCTCCAAAATCTCTTCACTGTTTGCACTGCATGCTCTGCTTCACcattagagtgtgtgtgtggtgaagaTGTTTTGTGTGCTATTCCATATCTTTCACAGAAGTCTTTGAACTCCTCTGAGGAGTACTGACGGCCATTATCTGACTGGAGCAAGGACGGGATACCGTGTCTAGAAAACTGAGCTTTCAGAGTCTCTATGACGGTGCGGCTTCTCATGTCATCCACTTCAATGAACTTTGAGTAGTAATCTACAAGTAGAATGTACTGTTTTCcatcaaactcaaactgatCTAATGAAACCTCTTTAAATGGCAGCTCTGGCGTTTCTATTGGTTTTGAAAGTCAACACACTTGCTGCAATTTCTGACTGCCTCCTCAATTTCTGCACTCATGCCTGGCTGGTAAAGCACTTAATGTGCTCACTGTTCCCCCCCACCATGTGCTCCCGCATGGTGGGCGGAACCACAATGCGCAGTCCTTTGTAAATGAGTCCATTAGACGAAACAAGCTGACGTCTTGAGTCCCAGTATGGCTGTACAGGCAAGGGTGCATCTCGTCTGCATTAAGGCCAGCCACTTTGAATTGTCTGTAGGAGACAGCTTAGCTCCTCTTGCGTGCGCTTCTTCAGTTCAGTGTATTTTTGGTTGCTGACTGAGACATTTTAGTCCATCGATCTCTGGTGTGCACTCCAAAAGCTGTGCTCAGGACAGCGTGTCAGGCAACTCCATGTCTTTTCCTGTCCTGTACTTAACTGTCAGGTCGTACCACTGCAGGCGAAGACGCATCCTCTGGATGCGCATTGAAGTAGACAGCAGTGATTTTCCAGAGGTTTGTGGTCGTTGAAGACTGTGACACGTGTGCcgaatatgtgtgtgtaacaaTCTAGcttgaaaacaagtcttttgcaTGTGAACATTAACAGTAGCcgtggagaaagaaagagcgaaCAGTGAGTACTTGACAGCAACGTTTGACTGATCTCTTAAGTCACCAATGATGAGTGCctgtaaatacataaataaataaaattagcaacacaacatctctggtaaaatatagaaatatgTAAAACTAATTGAGGGAGAtaacataaaaagaaacataaaaaatgaggggagagaaatgggccAGAGCAATAACCTTGTTcgaggaagagagaaaatggttaaaGACAGGACGAAAAgtgcaaagaagagaaaagcaagagacagaaaggagagagagtggTTAGTTATTGTTTGGGGAGGGTAACTTCAGGAAAACTATTGTGCAATAAAGTCAATGAAGTTATTATGCCAGGTATTTTAGGTGTAATTTATAGTCTGATCTCAGCATAAATCCTATTTctgttaatgttattattatagtgtgtatatatatatatatatatatatatatatatatatattatttatatatttatatatttatatatttatatatatatatatttttatatatatatatatatatatatatatatatatatatatatatatatgtgtgtgtgtatgtatatgtgtatatatatatatatatatatatatatatatataaatatgtgtgtatatatatatatataaatgtgtgtgtatatatatatatatatatatatatgtgtatatgtgtatatatatatatatgtgtgtatatatatatatgtgtgtgtgtatatatatatatatatatatatgtgtgtgtatatatatatatacatacatacatacatacatatatatatat includes:
- the LOC119005346 gene encoding pituitary tumor-transforming gene 1 protein-interacting protein isoform X2 gives rise to the protein MTYFTTERQTRITSALFCAVVLCVSFVSEGGCQTTPSPTTACSTYKTCDTCVPHAKCLWCLTNNNCTDYPVSWLLPPASVCKLSQARWGVCWMNFEALIIALAVLCGTILISITVCCCCCCCCNKRRSGNGERKARHDEIRRKYGLIGDADHPYSKFENE
- the LOC119005346 gene encoding pituitary tumor-transforming gene 1 protein-interacting protein isoform X1, coding for MTYFTTERQTRITSALFCAVVLCVSFVSEGGCQTTPSPTTACSTYKTCDTCVPHAKCLWCLTNNNCTDYPVSWLLPPASVCKLSQARWGVCWMNFEALIIALAVLCGTILISITVCCCCCCCCNKRRSGPDRDEERFARKREEIRQRAEERNGERKARHDEIRRKYGLIGDADHPYSKFENE